The following are encoded in a window of Streptococcus pasteurianus genomic DNA:
- a CDS encoding glycoside hydrolase family 13 protein encodes MEKDWWKYSVVYQVYPQSFKDSNGDGIGDLKGVIEKLPYLSLLGIDVIWLNPIYESPGVDNGYDISDYYKVDVKYGKLDDLKTLLEEAHKIGMKVILDLVVNHTSNQHKWFEESKKSKDNPYSDYYIWKDPKPDGSEPTNWGSTFGGSAWEYVSERNQYYLHCFAKEQPDLNWENPKLREEIFQMINWWFQFGIDGFRMDVITLISKDPSYPDAPESLPYTKSYYIGASNGPRVHEYLHELNQKVLKRYNVMTVGEAPNTNADQALRYTKAENEELNMVFHFDHMHLDYGRYGKFSDVRFKLSDLKKVLSEWQDKLSEGWNSLYWSNHDQPRVVTRFGNDELYRVESAKMLGTLLHMMKGTPYIFQGEELGMKNVPFATFEEYQDIETQYFSQLMEEKGEPESYIKESLYLKSRDNARTPFPWNGDITDGYGFSTSEPWISYSSDNKVINAEAALEDKQSVFYYYKKLIALRHQLPIIVYGDYKLINKSDSNVYSYLRTYEEQTLLVVCSFDDKPTYVSLPKDLLKRSGHCLIHNYHKEQLQLNVKQELQPYEAFVYLFT; translated from the coding sequence ATGGAGAAAGATTGGTGGAAATATAGTGTGGTATATCAGGTATATCCACAGAGTTTTAAAGATAGTAATGGAGATGGTATTGGGGACTTAAAAGGAGTCATTGAAAAACTTCCTTATTTATCTTTGCTAGGTATTGATGTGATATGGTTAAATCCGATTTATGAATCACCAGGGGTAGATAATGGATATGACATTAGTGATTATTATAAGGTTGATGTCAAATATGGGAAACTAGACGATTTAAAGACATTATTAGAAGAAGCCCATAAAATTGGGATGAAAGTAATCTTAGATTTGGTAGTTAATCACACCAGTAATCAACATAAATGGTTTGAAGAATCTAAAAAAAGTAAAGATAACCCTTATTCTGATTATTATATCTGGAAAGATCCAAAACCAGACGGTAGTGAACCAACTAATTGGGGATCAACTTTTGGAGGTTCAGCTTGGGAATATGTTTCAGAGAGAAACCAATATTACTTACATTGTTTTGCTAAGGAACAGCCCGATTTAAATTGGGAGAATCCTAAACTACGTGAAGAAATTTTTCAGATGATTAATTGGTGGTTTCAATTTGGTATTGATGGCTTCAGAATGGATGTCATTACATTAATTAGCAAAGATCCTAGTTATCCTGATGCACCCGAATCTTTACCATATACTAAATCGTATTATATTGGTGCATCAAATGGTCCTAGGGTTCATGAGTACTTACATGAATTAAACCAGAAAGTGCTTAAACGGTATAATGTGATGACGGTAGGTGAGGCGCCTAATACCAATGCTGATCAGGCTCTTCGTTATACGAAAGCTGAAAATGAAGAATTAAATATGGTTTTTCATTTTGATCATATGCATTTAGATTACGGACGTTATGGTAAATTTTCTGATGTCCGTTTTAAATTAAGTGATCTGAAGAAGGTATTATCTGAATGGCAAGACAAATTATCTGAAGGGTGGAATAGTTTATATTGGAGTAATCATGATCAGCCTAGGGTGGTAACACGATTTGGTAATGATGAGTTATATCGTGTCGAATCTGCTAAGATGTTAGGAACCCTACTCCATATGATGAAGGGCACACCTTATATTTTTCAAGGTGAAGAGTTAGGTATGAAGAATGTACCTTTTGCGACATTTGAGGAATATCAAGACATCGAAACTCAGTATTTTTCACAGTTAATGGAAGAAAAAGGAGAGCCTGAAAGCTATATAAAAGAATCGCTTTACCTGAAGTCAAGAGATAATGCTCGGACACCATTTCCTTGGAATGGAGATATCACCGATGGTTATGGATTTTCAACTTCAGAACCTTGGATTTCATATTCTAGTGATAATAAAGTAATTAATGCTGAAGCAGCTTTAGAGGACAAACAGTCTGTCTTTTATTACTATAAAAAGTTAATTGCTTTACGACATCAATTGCCTATCATTGTTTACGGTGACTATAAACTAATTAATAAGAGCGATAGTAATGTATATTCTTATTTGAGAACATATGAAGAACAAACTCTCCTTGTCGTATGTTCTTTTGATGACAAACCAACTTACGTTAGTCTTCCAAAAGATTTACTTAAACGCTCAGGTCATTGTTTGATTCATAATTACCATAAAGAGCAATTACAGCTAAATGTTAAACAGGAACTTCAACCTTATGAAGCATTTGTTTATTTATTCACTTGA
- a CDS encoding MurR/RpiR family transcriptional regulator, protein MNFEQLVGLHFDKLSESEKDLARYIIAHQESIEELTLVELGRKVMMSKSTVLRFSKKLGFNGYSEMKYFIQSSIAMQLIPSEQDVIDEVLGDVKNTIKLMKNVELDRIFSVLNKANNVIIYATGFTQNNFAKEFSKELFLFERPNFLLSGETDFSAISNMLNDEDLVIVISLSGNTPSIQETLKNLMLKQVSILGITEFGDSFLRQHSTYQLYYETSELEVNFKDSKSMSGLYVILILVARMYNLYRRQYKHKL, encoded by the coding sequence TTGAATTTTGAACAATTAGTTGGATTGCATTTTGATAAATTATCGGAGTCCGAAAAGGATTTGGCAAGATATATTATAGCTCATCAAGAAAGTATTGAAGAGTTAACGTTAGTAGAGTTAGGGCGAAAGGTCATGATGTCTAAAAGTACAGTCCTAAGGTTTTCAAAAAAGCTAGGATTTAATGGCTATTCTGAAATGAAGTATTTTATCCAATCTTCTATTGCGATGCAATTAATTCCATCAGAACAAGATGTGATTGATGAAGTGTTAGGGGATGTAAAAAATACCATTAAATTGATGAAAAATGTTGAGCTTGATAGAATATTTTCGGTGTTGAATAAAGCAAATAATGTTATTATTTATGCAACAGGATTCACACAAAATAATTTTGCAAAAGAATTTTCTAAAGAGTTATTTTTGTTCGAAAGACCCAATTTTTTATTATCTGGAGAGACAGATTTTTCGGCTATTTCTAATATGTTAAATGATGAAGATCTTGTTATTGTTATTTCTTTGAGTGGTAACACACCAAGTATCCAAGAGACATTAAAGAATTTAATGTTAAAACAAGTATCTATTTTAGGTATCACTGAATTTGGAGATAGTTTTTTAAGACAACACTCCACTTATCAACTGTATTACGAAACTAGTGAATTAGAGGTTAACTTTAAAGATAGTAAATCGATGTCTGGTCTATATGTTATTTTGATATTAGTTGCTCGTATGTATAATTTATATAGAAGACAATATAAACACAAGCTATAA
- a CDS encoding APC family permease, protein MDIFRKTPMAPKKSYLQRRLGLAELIFLGVGSIVGTGIFTITGMGAAQYAGPAITVSILIAAFCVTISALFFAEFSSRLPHSGGVYRYLYTVFGEYPAWIAGWFMIIEFAGAISTAASGWGEYLKAFLKTFGISLPTALSGPFNPKNGTYIDIVPVLLLFFVTAFVLLGVQTVLRFNSILVIFKLAVLLIFIALGLTAINVDNWSNFAPYGFGQIYGGKVGIMAGASLMFFAFLGFESISMAADETKEPQKKIPQGIFISIGLVTLLYVAVTLILTGTVHYSKLNITDVVPYVLRSIGFPFIGNFVSIVVIMTLVTVCISMMYALTRMIYNISCDGLLPEQFQELTPKSKVPKKATIFVGLVTMFFSGVLQLEILALLVNIVTLAYLILLALGVIKLRKDFGEPKEEEFRTPWVPFLPLLSIVIYLSLMTQCKAITWYGFIASFILGSLIYFGYGYRHSKLREDSKK, encoded by the coding sequence ATGGATATTTTTCGAAAGACTCCAATGGCACCCAAAAAAAGTTACTTGCAACGACGTTTGGGGTTAGCAGAACTAATCTTTTTAGGAGTAGGTTCGATTGTTGGAACAGGTATTTTTACGATAACAGGAATGGGTGCTGCTCAATATGCAGGACCTGCTATTACAGTATCAATTCTTATTGCGGCTTTTTGTGTAACGATATCAGCTCTGTTTTTTGCTGAATTTTCTTCAAGGTTACCTCATTCAGGAGGTGTTTATCGCTATTTGTATACTGTTTTTGGAGAGTACCCTGCCTGGATTGCTGGTTGGTTTATGATCATCGAATTTGCAGGTGCCATTTCAACAGCGGCTTCTGGCTGGGGAGAATATCTAAAAGCTTTCTTGAAAACATTTGGAATAAGCTTACCAACTGCTTTAAGTGGCCCATTTAATCCTAAGAACGGAACTTATATTGATATCGTTCCCGTTCTCTTATTATTTTTCGTAACTGCCTTTGTTTTACTAGGGGTTCAAACGGTTCTAAGATTTAATTCTATTTTAGTTATCTTTAAATTAGCTGTTTTACTCATCTTTATTGCCTTAGGGCTGACAGCTATTAATGTTGATAATTGGAGCAATTTTGCCCCATACGGTTTTGGTCAAATTTATGGCGGAAAAGTTGGGATTATGGCAGGAGCCTCTTTGATGTTCTTTGCATTTCTGGGATTTGAATCCATTTCAATGGCAGCAGATGAAACAAAGGAACCGCAAAAGAAAATCCCACAAGGCATTTTTATCTCAATCGGCTTGGTGACTTTGTTGTATGTTGCGGTAACCTTGATTTTAACAGGAACTGTTCACTATTCAAAATTGAATATTACGGATGTTGTTCCGTATGTGTTGCGTAGCATTGGTTTTCCATTTATCGGAAATTTTGTATCAATTGTTGTTATCATGACACTTGTTACCGTCTGCATTTCCATGATGTACGCTTTAACACGTATGATTTATAATATTAGTTGTGACGGTCTTTTGCCTGAACAATTTCAAGAATTAACACCGAAGAGTAAAGTTCCTAAGAAAGCAACTATTTTTGTTGGTTTGGTAACCATGTTCTTTTCAGGTGTGTTGCAATTAGAAATTTTAGCCTTGTTGGTTAATATTGTGACCTTGGCTTATCTGATTTTGTTAGCTTTGGGAGTGATTAAACTTCGCAAAGATTTTGGCGAACCAAAAGAGGAAGAATTTAGAACACCTTGGGTGCCATTTTTACCGCTGCTATCGATTGTTATTTACTTGTCATTGATGACACAATGCAAAGCGATTACTTGGTATGGT